In the genome of Hymenobacter taeanensis, one region contains:
- a CDS encoding cytochrome c3 family protein: MNSIRLRSLPHLLLALFLTFAAYGQALAQTVGSAPAVSKEGVAPDATAGATPATATAPAAGGGDAAAIAAGDALFKGNCAQCHAVNEVVVGPALAGITKRRPMSWIIPWIKNSSKVVASGDDYAVKLFNQYGKQQMPSFQLSDQEITSIVAWVTSQEGGKPGAVANNQGTNITPGDGAETPGADGAGAGSYMNILLIVLVVVLIVLVVTLVIIANIMKDVLRGRKDLDGRDVEVIEQRFDYSKIYKSTAVRAIVGIVFVLAVLYESVQGAMGVGLQQGYQPTQPIAFSHKLHAGENQINCAYCHTSVYKSKSANIPSANICMNCHSQIKTESPEIKKIYRAIERKQPIQWVRIHNLPDLAYFNHSQHTQVGGIECQTCHGPIQNMEVVYQYSPLTMGWCINCHRETPLNTKGNAYYDNLVKLHDAKNGAVPFTVSSNGGTECSKCHY, translated from the coding sequence ATGAATAGCATCCGACTTCGTTCCCTTCCCCACCTCCTTCTTGCTCTGTTTCTGACGTTTGCTGCTTATGGTCAAGCCTTGGCACAAACGGTTGGTTCGGCTCCGGCCGTGAGTAAGGAAGGTGTAGCGCCCGACGCTACGGCTGGCGCAACTCCTGCTACAGCCACTGCCCCCGCCGCTGGTGGTGGCGATGCTGCCGCTATTGCGGCCGGCGATGCCCTGTTTAAAGGTAATTGCGCTCAGTGCCATGCCGTAAACGAGGTAGTAGTAGGTCCTGCTTTAGCGGGTATTACTAAGCGCCGTCCCATGTCCTGGATTATTCCATGGATTAAGAACTCCAGCAAAGTTGTTGCCAGCGGTGATGATTATGCTGTAAAGCTGTTCAACCAGTACGGTAAGCAGCAAATGCCTAGCTTCCAGCTTTCTGATCAGGAAATCACCTCTATCGTAGCGTGGGTAACCTCACAAGAAGGTGGTAAGCCCGGCGCTGTAGCAAACAATCAAGGTACTAATATCACGCCAGGTGATGGTGCCGAAACTCCTGGAGCAGATGGAGCTGGTGCTGGAAGCTACATGAACATATTACTTATTGTATTGGTAGTTGTTCTCATCGTACTGGTAGTAACGCTGGTTATCATTGCCAACATTATGAAGGACGTTCTTCGCGGTCGTAAAGACCTCGACGGCCGTGATGTTGAAGTGATTGAGCAGCGCTTTGATTACTCTAAGATTTACAAATCAACCGCCGTACGTGCTATCGTTGGTATTGTCTTCGTCTTAGCAGTCCTCTACGAATCAGTGCAGGGTGCTATGGGTGTAGGCCTGCAGCAAGGCTACCAGCCTACGCAGCCCATTGCCTTCTCGCACAAGCTGCACGCTGGCGAGAACCAGATCAACTGCGCATACTGCCACACTTCGGTTTACAAGAGCAAGTCAGCCAACATTCCTTCGGCTAACATCTGTATGAACTGCCACTCGCAGATCAAAACGGAGTCTCCCGAAATCAAAAAGATCTACCGCGCAATCGAGCGTAAGCAGCCAATTCAGTGGGTTCGTATTCATAACCTGCCTGACTTAGCTTACTTTAACCACTCTCAGCATACGCAAGTAGGTGGCATCGAGTGCCAGACCTGTCACGGTCCTATCCAGAATATGGAAGTAGTATATCAGTACTCTCCTCTGACTATGGGCTGGTGCATTAACTGCCATCGCGAAACTCCTTTGAACACGAAAGGCAATGCCTACTACGATAACCTCGTGAAGCTTCATGACGCCAAGAATGGTGCAGTCCCCTTCACCGTATCGTCAAATGGCGGCACCGAGTGCTCGAAGTGCCACTACTAA
- the rpsF gene encoding 30S ribosomal protein S6: MEVRNYETVFILTPVLNESQVQETVEKFTQVLKENSADIINTEAWGLKKLAYPIQKKSTGYYFLVEFTGSGNIVDTLELAFRRDERVIRFLTTVLDKHAVAYGERRRKGEMNQQKAKQSEAVAQ; encoded by the coding sequence ATGGAAGTAAGAAATTACGAGACGGTCTTCATTTTGACTCCCGTACTGAACGAGAGCCAAGTGCAAGAGACGGTCGAGAAGTTCACTCAGGTGCTTAAGGAAAATAGCGCCGACATTATCAACACTGAAGCTTGGGGCCTCAAGAAACTGGCGTACCCAATTCAGAAGAAGTCCACTGGCTACTACTTCCTCGTGGAGTTCACCGGTTCGGGCAACATCGTAGACACGCTGGAGCTGGCTTTCCGTCGCGACGAGCGTGTAATTCGCTTCCTGACTACGGTTCTGGATAAGCACGCTGTGGCTTACGGTGAGCGTCGTCGGAAGGGCGAGATGAACCAGCAGAAAGCAAAACAATCGGAAGCCGTAGCCCAGTAA
- the rpsR gene encoding 30S ribosomal protein S18 encodes MSLANEKIHKQDTRKKYCRFKKNGIKYVDYKDPNFLLKFVNEQGRILPRRITGTSLKFQRKVAQAVAKARHLALMPYVTDSLK; translated from the coding sequence ATGAGCCTCGCCAACGAAAAAATCCACAAGCAGGATACGCGCAAGAAATATTGCCGCTTCAAGAAAAATGGCATTAAGTACGTAGACTACAAAGACCCGAACTTCCTGCTGAAGTTCGTGAACGAGCAGGGCCGCATCCTGCCCCGTCGCATCACGGGCACCAGCCTGAAGTTCCAGCGTAAAGTAGCTCAGGCCGTGGCTAAAGCCCGTCACCTGGCGCTGATGCCTTACGTAACCGACTCGTTGAAATAA
- the rplI gene encoding 50S ribosomal protein L9: MEVILKDDVKGLGYKNDTVTVKPGYGRNYLLPQGLAILADKTNKKIVAENVRQAAHKAEKVKADAQAVADKIGDVVLDIPAKVGESGRIFGRVTTLQLADALKAKGIDVDRKRLSFDSEPSAVGEYTASVDLHREVKHKVRFNVVAE, encoded by the coding sequence ATGGAAGTAATTCTGAAAGACGACGTTAAAGGTCTGGGCTACAAGAACGACACCGTTACTGTAAAGCCTGGCTACGGCCGTAACTACCTGCTCCCGCAGGGTCTGGCTATCCTAGCCGACAAAACCAACAAGAAAATTGTAGCCGAGAACGTACGTCAGGCTGCTCACAAAGCTGAAAAAGTGAAAGCTGATGCTCAAGCAGTAGCTGACAAAATCGGTGATGTGGTACTGGACATTCCTGCTAAAGTGGGTGAAAGCGGCCGTATCTTCGGTCGGGTCACTACGCTACAGTTGGCCGACGCACTGAAAGCTAAGGGCATCGATGTAGACCGTAAGCGTCTCTCGTTTGACTCGGAGCCCAGCGCAGTTGGTGAGTACACCGCTTCAGTTGATCTGCACCGCGAAGTAAAACACAAAGTACGCTTCAACGTAGTAGCTGAATAA